The region TTTTGATCGTTCGCTTTTGAGGGAAAGTAAAGTTCTAGCTAGCTCTATAAATTTGGCTTTATTCGGAACATTGCTGAGCATGTTGTTTTGGCTTTTTTATTTGTTGATAGGATTTGGTTTTTTTCAGAGTGCTTTTGGCTATTTAGAGGGAGTAAATCAAGAATTGATCAGTCTGGTAGTAGTTTCTGTAATTTTTTGCATTGCGGTACAAGATTGGAATTCTTTTATGTTTGTTTCCAAAAGAATAAAAGATTTCCGATCAACTTTGTCTAACATATTTAAAATAGAAACTGCCATATCAGCCTCAATTTCAGTGGCAATTGCTGAAATTCTTGTCCTTATTTGGCTCGCTATTCATCCTGAATATCAGTTTATGGGTAGTTCGCAGATGTTTATATCGATTTTCCAGGGAATATTGGTTGGATCAGTTGCAGGAATAGTCCTCGGTTACCTTTTGATGCTAACGATTCGTCATGTAATTACTTCCAAACCTCAGCTTGTTTTAGTTGCTGTTGCGTTCACTCTAATTGGTTACGTGGTATCTTTTTCAATCACGCACCAGGGCGGATATCTTTGTGCGCTAGTGATGGGTATTGTTACTTCTCTGGCTTACCGAAAAAGCTCAACCGATGAAGAAATAGAATTTCTCGCAGAAGAATTGGAAACTCTCAATATCGCTTCTGAAGCGATCCTCTTCTTTGCGATTGGTCTTGGACTTGAGGCCACTTCCTTTATTGCTCATCTGCCAGTGGCGATCTACGTCTGGCTTGGAATCATCATTATCAGGCCAATTACAGTCAACCTCTTTTTCAAAGGCTCTGCCGCAAAGCCGGAAGAACGTCAGCTGTTGTCGCTGTGGAGTCCGAAGGGTGCTATTTCAATGGCTTTAGCTGTTACAGCACCAGAACTGCTGGAGGGAACTTTCGGTCTCGAGATTGCTGAAATTTTTCCAGAAAATGCTTTTAACTTCTCAGCGGATATTGTTTGCGGCGCCGTATTACTTTCGATGATCATTAAATCCTTGGCGATTCCAAAAATGCATTCCCAACTTATTGGAAATCAAAAAATTGTCTCAATAAACCAAGAGGTCTGAATTATGTTGAAAAGAAAGTTGACTGACCGATACCGACTCTTACGGGCTCTTTTGGTTGGAGCCGTGGTGAGTGTCCTCTTTTCGCCAGTCTTGGCAACTAAGGAAGTGATTACTGTTGCGATCACATTTTCGCTTTTACTTGACTTTTTGATCTTGATCAAGCAGTCATGGCTAATTGGAATCAATGAAACGAGGGAAATCTTTCAGCAATTCAATGCCAAAGAGTCCTCTGTTGCTGTGAGGACTATAGCCCTTGTCTTCCTAAGTGTAGGTATCTTGAGTTTTTGTATTGCCGAACTGCATTCCAAGAATGATGTTTTGCCAAATAGCCTTCACATCTTTATAAGTTTCATTGCTCTTTTTTTAACCTGGTTTCAGCTGCACAATGGGTTTGCACTCTACTACGCGAAGAAGTACTTTGACATGAACCCGGATGTTCTTGTTGAATCCGAGGATCAAAAAGGATTTGTATTTGAAGGGGCAGAGCCTACATTTAGCGATTTTTTGTACATATCTTATTCAATAGGCCTTACCTATTCAATGACTGATTGTGGTATTAAGGATTCTTCCGTCAGGCGTGTTGTCATTATTCACTGTCTTTCATCATTTCTGTTTGCCTCAACAGTCCTCTCTATCATATTTTCATTGGCAACTAAAGTGAGTTGACGTGTGAGGGACCAGCCCGGCGCACGTCAATTTGTGTGCATTTGCAATCATTTCGGAGGGTTGCTGTAATGAGCACTTCCCAAAAACCAGATCATCTTTAAAATTCTGCTGATGAACCAAATTTTGTCATGTTTGAACTCGAGTATCTCGTTGCCTTTGGCTTGGGCGCTGGGCTCGTCGCACTTACTCCTGTTGTAGCAGCTGCTGCCGGGAAAGAAAGTTCCATCACGAAATCTGTTGCAGGTGCTGGCCGCGGCCTTACAAAACAAGGCCTTAAGGTCGGCCTCTTCGTGGGTGGCAAGGTGTCTGGACTCTTTTCTGGCGTAAAGTCTGGCATTAATGAAGTTGGTGAAAGCTTCGGCGACATCCTTGCTGAAGCCAAAGCCGACATGGCGGCACCGAAAACCAAAACCGCATCACCAAAGGCTTAAGGCTTGCGAGTTACAGTTAAACACCGTATTTTTGGGCGCGTAAGATTTTGTTGGCAAAAAAAATTAACATTCTATGACATGCATTTCATGGAATGTTCATTTTTTTTTGTGTTTCCCACATGTCGTTTTCGACCGGTTTCGGGCAATTCTGGTTGTGTGATCCATTTTGATGAAGCTGCTGATCATTCACTCTTTTCTCAGATCACTACGTGGATAGGTGATTTCTTAGCAATTGGCAATTGTCAGGGACCCTTGCTTCCACCGTCCAAGACGGATTTATTGATCGATAAGGCTAAAGGTTGGACAGCTCAGTCCATGATCGTAATAGCAATACTTGGCTGGATTCTTCCAATTCTTCCAGGAACACCTTTTTTCTTACTAGCTTGGTGGCTTGGTTGGAGACCAGTATCGTCAACTGAGCTGTCAGTTGTGACTGAACCATAGAGTAAGCCATCCTAGAGCGATTTGAGCACGCTCACATTGCTTGGAAACGAACTCTGTTGGCAATGCAATACTTCGGCAATACCCATTGAATATCAAATGTATGCTTGCGTCGACTTGTTCGATTTTTAAATTAGCCTTTGTCACACCCGGCAAGAATATTTTTGCGCAAAGTTTCTCTGTATCCCACTCCTCGATGCGATTGCTTGCTCTCTTCTCATCATTTGTTTTGGCTTCTTCAACTAAAGCGGGAACTGCGATTGATTTGTTGATCATTATTGGTCCCTGTCGGCATTCATTCTCGAGTTCAACATTGGCTTCAGTACTTGCCTCCTCGACTATTAGAATATGAGGTATTGCACGGTGCATTCCAGCAATGCTAAGCCGATTCCTTAGCTGCGCAGGCTTGTAGTTCTTGCCGTCAAGAATTAATGTGAAATGATGATTGCTACGATCAGAGATCGTTTTTTGTAGGAGATGTAAGCGGCTTTTCCAGGCGTCGTTAAGACGCAACTGTTGTGACGAGGGCAAGCGTAGGCGTAGTATTTTTTCGACTGTCGAGAGTGTTTGGCGCGTTTTGTCCCACCAGTTGAGCAACGGCTCAAGCAATTGGTCGATCAAGGCTGGACCCTTTTGCGCCATGCCCAGGATTTTCAGTGCATGCAATGGCGTTGGCAGGATTGCGATCAAAATTGTCCCCATTTGAGCACTCTCCAGTGCTTCTGAGAAGAAGATTAATTTGGTTAAATCTTCGATTCCAGGTATTGGAGGGAGCTCGGTTGATTGTTTAGAGGCAATGTCGAGCAGTTGCCACCACTCACTAGCGTGAGGATTGAGCTGCTTCCAAAGCTGCTTGAGAACACTGATATGGTCGAAGTATTGAATAATACAATTGTTGCTCGCCGTGAGCTGCGCGTGATCTAAATTGAACTCACCTGAAAGGTCATACAGCTTGATTTGACAATCTCTTGTCTGGTTCAAGAAAAAATCTTGCAACCATTGATGTATCGCCGTATACCTATCTGCGCTGACCAAGAGGATCAAGGCATTGTCTTCGTCTTAGAACGCCATTGTATCGGGGATGTCGTCGGAGGTTTCAAGAATTTTGAGTTATTATTTCTTGAACTTCCATGACACTATGTTCGAGCTAGAAACCCTTGCGGCTTTTGGCGCGGGTGCTGCCTTGATGGCATTAGCTCCGGTAGTTCGCAAGATGGGTAATCAAGAACTTGGCGATTCAATGGGGCAGGCTGGTCGCACAATGGCCAAAGGTGGTGTCAAGGTTGGTCTTGTTGCAGCAGGCGTTGCAGGGAAAGTTGCCAAGGGTGTCGCTAAGAATGCCGCTGAAGTCGCTGAATCATTTGTAGACCTGGTTGAAGAGGCTAAATCCGAACGGGTTGAGCCAACGAACATTGATGATGCTCAGCCATCTGCCGAGGCCCCTCAATCTCAGAGAGTCACCAATGTGACTGTCGAGTAAGTACGACTCCAGCACCCATCCAAAACTTCTCTCGAAAACACCATGGCCACATCATTTCAGATTGATTCAGGTCTTGGGATCGTTGACGGAGGCGCTTCTACTCGAGCCTCCCGAGAGTACGTTCTACCAAGATTTATTGATCGCATTCTCCACGCTTCGCCCAGAAGACTTCGATTCAGTGTGGAGTCTGGTTTTCAAGATCCAGATAACTTTACACGTCATATTAAATCTCTTGCATCAGTTGGACAGGTTCGTTTTAACAATTTGGCTTCGTGCTATGTCGTCGTTTTTAAGACAGGTCAATCAGTTGACGCACTTCAATGGCTCAGTGCTTTGCCGCGACGAGCGCGTGAGATACCTTTTGTGCCAGAAGTTGCGCTAATTAATGCTGTAGATTCTTCAAATGTGCAGTTAGCTGAGGAAGAAGATGAAAAATTTGTCCCAACGCGCATTATACTCCCCGTCTGCTCTCTTGGCCTGGCGATAGCAGCTGGTCCTCTGTCCCTTCCTCCCCTTGCCGTTGGTGTTTTTATTATTGGTGCAGCACATCTGAGTTTTAAACGGGCTTGGGAGGGTTTAAAGAAAGAACGCAAGATTAATGTTGATTTCCTTGATGCTTTAGCTGTATTGCTTCACAGTTTGGAAGGATTTCTTCTGGGTCCGGCCATGATGATCACCATGATTGAGGGTGGTGAGGCTGTACGGGACGCCACCCAGCGAATTGCCAATTCATCAAATACTGATCTGGTTTCAAGTCTTCAATCTGATGTTCGTCTTCTCACGGAAGATGGCGAGAAGATTGTTTCAAGTTTTGATCTTAATCCGGGTGATCGGGTTTCCTTTTTGCCAGGTGACAAGATACCAATCGATGGCGTCATTGAATCTGGAGAAGCTTCCCTGGACGTTGTCAAGCTTACAGGTGAATCAGTTCCCAGAATGTCTGGCCCTGGAGAGGAAATCTTAGCAGGTTTTATCGTCCTCGAGGGTCACATTATTGTGACAACTTCAGCGGTCGGTGATGATACACGTGTGGGGCAGATCACCAAAATGATTGAGTCCGCACCTGTATTTGATACACGTGTTGGTAATTTTGCCGCAAATATTGCCAATCACTTTGTTATCCCAACATTGGTTCTTGCGGGTGTTTCCTTGTTGCTGAGTGCCGGCAACATTGCCCAGGCAGCGTCGCTGTTGATGTTCGATCTTGGAACTGGTTTACGTGTATCCGTTCCCACGGCCATTATGGCGGCTCTCACCAGAGCTGGAAGCCAGGGTCTGCTGATTCGCAGTGGACGAGCTCTTGAACAGTTGGTTGATGTGGATGTTGTTGTGTTTGACAAAACCGGCACTTTGACAGAAGGTCATCCATCCGTTGTCGAATTTACGATATTTGATCAAACAGGGTCCCCCATCGAAGTTGTTGCTTCTGATCGCCTCAGGCATCTTTTGCAACTTTCCACCTCCCTGGAACAAGGCCTGAATCATCCAATCGCCAAGGCGATTCGTGATTTTGCTGCAGAGCAGGATGTCGAGGTTATTGACTGTGAAAGCTGGGATTACAGAGTTGGTCGTGGTGTCGTCGCCACTGTGAACGATCAGACCATTCTTCTAGGCAATTCAAAACTACTTCACGAAGAAGGGGTTGAGATCTGGTCAGTCGATTCCAAGCCGGAACTCGACGTGGCAACCCCAATTTATCTCGCTGTTGACGGCCTACTAGTTGGTATTCACTACGCACTTGATCGTGTGCGACCTGATACTCCAGCCATGATCGCTGAGTTGCATCGCCGTGGTATCGAAGCTCACATGCTTACGGGTGATATTTCCTCTGTTGCCCATGCAGTTGCTGCTGACATTGGACTGCAGCGGCACGAAGTTCATTCAGATGCCTTACCTGATCAGAAAGCTGAATTAGTTCAAAAGTTTACGGCTGAAGGCAAAAAAGTTGTCTTTGTGGGTGATGGTATCAACGATTCCGCAGCTCTTGCTTATGCAGATGTCTCTGTATCGTTTGCCTCAGGTAGCGACCTTGCTCGAGAAACTGCTGACATTGTTCTCACCAATGACCAGGTATCGGATTTGATTGTTGCTCAAGACTTAGCGAGACACACCTTTGCTTTGGTGAAGCAGAACATTGGAATTGTTGGAGTCCCGAATTTATCCGCACTTTTGATCGGTACGTTTCTTCCTGTTAATCCAATTGCTGCTGTTTTCCTCAACAACGGTTCTTGTCTCGTGGCAGCGGGTAATGCGATCCGCGCTCTTGGCTTCAAGGCTAAATCACTTCCAGAGGTTGATGCTTCATCTGATGAAGTTCTAGTTGAGCCGATTTTGTCTGAAGCCTCAGAAGTCAGACCGATAACCAAAGATTCTATGGACGCTAAAACTACCTCTCCTTCCATCCAACTTGATCTGTCTGCCCTCTCCAGTCGGGTTGGCCTGAGTTACCAGAAGATCTCTGCTCGTCGTCGTCGGAGTGATTTCATTGACTGGATATCGGCCCATGATCCTGAGGGTTATGGTTGGGAGTACAGCAAGGATCGCAACACCTTTTC is a window of Synechococcus sp. A15-24 DNA encoding:
- a CDS encoding cation:proton antiporter, with translation MISSLANLLILAFTKPAAEVETAGEILQSLPALHFSFPAALLSLSLLILVSILFEKLGVKLGIPGSIFLFFAGLFSHVSGFSFESFPIEELHVVALCILLFFSGLSFDRSLLRESKVLASSINLALFGTLLSMLFWLFYLLIGFGFFQSAFGYLEGVNQELISLVVVSVIFCIAVQDWNSFMFVSKRIKDFRSTLSNIFKIETAISASISVAIAEILVLIWLAIHPEYQFMGSSQMFISIFQGILVGSVAGIVLGYLLMLTIRHVITSKPQLVLVAVAFTLIGYVVSFSITHQGGYLCALVMGIVTSLAYRKSSTDEEIEFLAEELETLNIASEAILFFAIGLGLEATSFIAHLPVAIYVWLGIIIIRPITVNLFFKGSAAKPEERQLLSLWSPKGAISMALAVTAPELLEGTFGLEIAEIFPENAFNFSADIVCGAVLLSMIIKSLAIPKMHSQLIGNQKIVSINQEV
- a CDS encoding DUF1345 domain-containing protein; the encoded protein is MATKEVITVAITFSLLLDFLILIKQSWLIGINETREIFQQFNAKESSVAVRTIALVFLSVGILSFCIAELHSKNDVLPNSLHIFISFIALFLTWFQLHNGFALYYAKKYFDMNPDVLVESEDQKGFVFEGAEPTFSDFLYISYSIGLTYSMTDCGIKDSSVRRVVIIHCLSSFLFASTVLSIIFSLATKVS
- a CDS encoding heavy metal translocating P-type ATPase, producing MESGFQDPDNFTRHIKSLASVGQVRFNNLASCYVVVFKTGQSVDALQWLSALPRRAREIPFVPEVALINAVDSSNVQLAEEEDEKFVPTRIILPVCSLGLAIAAGPLSLPPLAVGVFIIGAAHLSFKRAWEGLKKERKINVDFLDALAVLLHSLEGFLLGPAMMITMIEGGEAVRDATQRIANSSNTDLVSSLQSDVRLLTEDGEKIVSSFDLNPGDRVSFLPGDKIPIDGVIESGEASLDVVKLTGESVPRMSGPGEEILAGFIVLEGHIIVTTSAVGDDTRVGQITKMIESAPVFDTRVGNFAANIANHFVIPTLVLAGVSLLLSAGNIAQAASLLMFDLGTGLRVSVPTAIMAALTRAGSQGLLIRSGRALEQLVDVDVVVFDKTGTLTEGHPSVVEFTIFDQTGSPIEVVASDRLRHLLQLSTSLEQGLNHPIAKAIRDFAAEQDVEVIDCESWDYRVGRGVVATVNDQTILLGNSKLLHEEGVEIWSVDSKPELDVATPIYLAVDGLLVGIHYALDRVRPDTPAMIAELHRRGIEAHMLTGDISSVAHAVAADIGLQRHEVHSDALPDQKAELVQKFTAEGKKVVFVGDGINDSAALAYADVSVSFASGSDLARETADIVLTNDQVSDLIVAQDLARHTFALVKQNIGIVGVPNLSALLIGTFLPVNPIAAVFLNNGSCLVAAGNAIRALGFKAKSLPEVDASSDEVLVEPILSEASEVRPITKDSMDAKTTSPSIQLDLSALSSRVGLSYQKISARRRRSDFIDWISAHDPEGYGWEYSKDRNTFSMVAANS